One window from the genome of Corynebacterium sp. SCR221107 encodes:
- a CDS encoding TetR/AcrR family transcriptional regulator: MPKRERRVQIARAALELFDERGYNATGMNDVAKVIGISASSIYNHYSSKQEILADISIGVHEDLLRFNAEELASKHGVMDRMRTAMRAHVIFHTRHAQEVRVANKELDSLEEPTRGVVTQLRRDYVARWEEIVARGVEEGLFHVRDLRIACWSLIDMGLGVSFWFSEEGKYSSEELADMYADMALRQLGVETV, encoded by the coding sequence ATGCCCAAACGGGAACGGCGGGTGCAAATTGCCCGCGCTGCGTTGGAGCTTTTTGATGAACGTGGCTATAACGCGACCGGCATGAACGATGTTGCCAAGGTGATCGGCATCAGTGCTTCTTCCATCTATAACCATTACTCCTCCAAGCAGGAGATTCTTGCTGATATCTCCATCGGCGTGCACGAAGACCTCCTGCGTTTTAACGCCGAAGAGCTTGCCTCGAAACACGGGGTGATGGACAGGATGCGTACCGCCATGCGCGCCCATGTCATCTTCCATACGCGCCACGCCCAGGAGGTGCGTGTTGCCAACAAGGAGCTCGACAGCCTCGAAGAGCCGACCCGCGGGGTGGTGACCCAGCTGCGCCGCGACTATGTTGCCCGGTGGGAGGAGATCGTCGCCCGGGGTGTGGAGGAAGGGTTATTTCACGTTCGTGACCTGCGCATCGCCTGCTGGTCGCTGATCGATATGGGGCTAGGGGTCAGCTTCTGGTTTAGCGAGGAGGGCAAATATAGCTCCGAAGAACTCGCCGACATGTATGCCGACATGGCGTTGCGGCAGCTGGGAGTTGAGACTGTATAG
- a CDS encoding acetyl-CoA C-acyltransferase — protein MTDIFIASAARLPIGRFGGSLAKLPPRKLGTLAATEAIARAGVEAESIGTAVTGSVVSTVPEDKYIARTIALDSGLPFSSTALTVNRLCGSGLQALVSAAQVLRDGDSDLALVSGVENMSQAPYSVQNARFGQRMGDGVMYDWLTGALTCPMHKVHMGVTAETVAQRYGISRERQDEFSALSQARAIEAIEQGRFDEQIVPVTLSSRGKEIIFDRDEHPRATSAQELAGLRPVFSKDGTVTAGNSSGLNDSAGAIVLATEATVNARDLKPLARVVSWGIAGVDPAVMGLGPIEAVPLALKKAGLKLEDIDLIESNEAFAAQALAVQDVLGFDPDKTNVDGGAIALGHPIGATGVIIATKLVHRLRANGGRYGLATMCIGGGQGIAVIVEAC, from the coding sequence ATGACCGACATCTTCATCGCATCCGCCGCGCGCCTGCCGATCGGGCGCTTCGGAGGAAGCCTCGCCAAGTTGCCCCCGCGCAAGCTGGGCACCCTCGCAGCCACCGAGGCCATCGCCCGCGCTGGTGTTGAGGCCGAGTCCATCGGCACCGCCGTCACCGGCAGCGTCGTCTCCACCGTGCCGGAGGACAAGTACATCGCGCGCACCATCGCCCTGGACTCCGGGCTGCCGTTTTCTTCCACCGCGCTGACCGTCAACCGCCTGTGCGGCTCCGGTCTGCAGGCGCTGGTGTCTGCAGCACAGGTGCTGCGCGACGGGGACTCCGACCTCGCACTGGTAAGCGGCGTGGAAAACATGTCCCAGGCGCCGTATTCCGTACAAAACGCCCGCTTCGGCCAGCGCATGGGCGACGGCGTCATGTATGACTGGCTCACCGGGGCGCTGACCTGCCCCATGCACAAGGTGCACATGGGTGTGACCGCCGAAACCGTCGCGCAGCGCTACGGCATCAGCCGCGAGCGCCAGGACGAGTTCTCCGCGCTGAGCCAGGCGCGCGCCATCGAGGCCATCGAGCAGGGCCGTTTCGACGAGCAGATTGTGCCGGTGACCCTCAGCTCCCGCGGCAAGGAGATCATCTTCGACCGCGATGAGCATCCGCGCGCCACCAGCGCCCAGGAGCTGGCAGGCCTGCGCCCGGTGTTTTCCAAGGACGGCACCGTCACCGCCGGCAATTCCTCCGGTCTCAACGACTCCGCGGGGGCCATCGTTTTGGCCACCGAGGCCACCGTCAATGCCCGCGACCTCAAGCCGCTGGCGCGCGTGGTCAGCTGGGGCATCGCCGGTGTGGACCCGGCAGTCATGGGCCTAGGCCCCATCGAGGCGGTCCCGCTTGCGCTGAAGAAGGCCGGTCTGAAGCTCGAGGACATCGACCTCATCGAGTCCAACGAGGCATTCGCCGCCCAGGCTTTGGCCGTGCAAGACGTCCTCGGTTTCGACCCGGATAAGACCAACGTTGACGGCGGAGCCATCGCGCTCGGCCACCCCATCGGCGCCACCGGCGTCATCATCGCCACCAAGCTCGTGCACCGCCTGCGCGCAAACGGCGGCCGCTACGGCCTGGCCACCATGTGCATCGGAGGCGGACAGGGCATCGCAGTAATCGTGGAGGCTTGCTAA